The following are encoded together in the Janthinobacterium sp. Marseille genome:
- a CDS encoding MarR family transcriptional regulator, translated as MKEKFPPGSYCIEDSVGYLLARSRTKLAKRVDAKLAAHDITSAQGAVVMMLASGNFSTAAELSRELYLDSASMTRMVDRLQKRGMLVRKPRADDRRVIDLHLTETGAALAEQLPTLYSVVLNQSFADFSADEVDTLKSLLRKLLDSNAGDVPVAEKTASKQ; from the coding sequence ATGAAAGAAAAGTTCCCTCCCGGCAGCTATTGCATTGAAGACAGCGTTGGCTATCTGCTCGCCCGTTCGCGTACCAAACTGGCGAAAAGAGTCGATGCCAAGCTGGCTGCGCATGACATTACTTCGGCCCAGGGCGCGGTAGTGATGATGTTGGCCAGCGGTAATTTTTCGACCGCTGCCGAACTGTCACGCGAGCTTTACCTGGATTCGGCGTCGATGACGCGCATGGTCGATCGCCTGCAAAAGCGCGGCATGCTGGTGCGTAAACCGCGTGCTGATGACCGCCGCGTGATCGATCTGCATTTGACCGAAACCGGTGCGGCATTGGCCGAACAGTTGCCGACCCTGTATTCCGTGGTGTTGAACCAGAGCTTCGCCGATTTCAGTGCGGACGAAGTGGACACCCTGAAGAGCCTGTTGCGCAAACTATTGGATAGCAATGCCGGCGATGTCCCCGTCGCAGAAAAAACGGCAAGCAAGCAGTAA
- a CDS encoding efflux transporter outer membrane subunit yields MKTSSYQGFSVPLRGVLTACCAAVLLSACASFKGIEPTASLKQSSDYTSTASLPQQGGQWPDASWAQAIGGAPLQALVDEAIAGNPNLQVAAARVAGAQAAADAAGANARPSWSANASSTYQRYTENGIIPPPLGGEYKSDNQLTLNFSYDFDFWGKHAAELRSALSAGKAAQAEQYNARLVISTAVARAWVQLARQYGQLDLNQEQLKASAEIQRLTQLRFKVGLGTQSENQQVTQSLASLRAENAQLNEAIALTRNQLAALLGKGPDRGLQIERPALPSETAIALPDALPLGLIGRRPDIVAARWNVEAAQGDIDAAKTLFYPNVNIMAFAGFSSIGLNNLLKSSSGIVGVGPAIYLPIFDRSLRANLKGRVASYDGLIATYNQTLTEALHDVADQVQSLRAATLQSEQQHLATQASSNSFQLAQQRERVGTTNMLPVLSAQMTLLSQRRIDLDTQARRSDLRITLIKALGGGFDAQALDLDKDHSNSTTVSTSVRSAS; encoded by the coding sequence ATGAAAACTTCTTCATATCAAGGTTTTAGCGTCCCGCTCCGCGGTGTGCTGACGGCCTGTTGTGCTGCCGTCTTGCTGAGTGCCTGTGCCAGTTTCAAAGGTATAGAGCCGACTGCCAGCCTGAAACAGAGCAGTGATTACACGAGCACCGCATCCTTGCCGCAACAGGGCGGGCAATGGCCGGATGCGTCATGGGCGCAGGCGATAGGCGGTGCACCTTTGCAGGCGCTGGTAGATGAAGCGATAGCCGGCAATCCCAACCTGCAGGTAGCCGCGGCGCGGGTCGCCGGTGCGCAGGCTGCAGCTGATGCCGCCGGTGCGAATGCGCGTCCGTCGTGGTCGGCGAATGCCAGCAGCACCTATCAGCGCTACACCGAAAACGGCATCATCCCGCCGCCATTGGGTGGCGAGTACAAATCAGATAACCAGCTGACGCTGAATTTTTCCTACGATTTCGATTTCTGGGGCAAGCATGCTGCTGAATTGCGCAGCGCCTTGTCGGCTGGAAAAGCGGCACAGGCCGAGCAATACAATGCGCGCCTGGTGATCTCGACCGCAGTGGCACGCGCCTGGGTTCAACTGGCGCGCCAATACGGGCAACTGGATTTGAATCAGGAGCAATTGAAAGCCAGCGCCGAGATCCAGCGTTTGACGCAACTGCGTTTTAAAGTCGGCCTCGGCACCCAAAGTGAAAACCAGCAAGTCACGCAAAGCCTCGCCAGCCTGCGCGCAGAAAATGCACAGCTGAACGAAGCCATTGCACTGACGCGTAATCAATTGGCTGCCTTGCTGGGCAAGGGGCCGGATCGGGGCTTGCAAATCGAGCGTCCTGCTTTGCCGTCCGAAACCGCGATTGCCTTGCCGGATGCCTTGCCACTGGGCCTGATCGGCCGTCGTCCGGATATCGTGGCCGCACGCTGGAATGTGGAAGCGGCGCAAGGCGATATCGATGCTGCCAAGACCCTGTTTTATCCGAACGTCAACATCATGGCTTTTGCCGGTTTCTCCAGCATTGGCCTGAACAACCTGCTGAAAAGCAGTAGTGGCATTGTCGGTGTCGGCCCTGCCATCTATCTGCCTATCTTTGACCGCAGCTTGCGTGCCAACCTGAAAGGACGCGTGGCTTCGTATGACGGTTTGATCGCGACCTATAACCAGACCCTGACTGAAGCGCTGCATGATGTGGCGGACCAGGTGCAATCGCTGCGCGCGGCGACCCTGCAAAGTGAGCAGCAGCACCTGGCAACCCAGGCTTCGTCGAATAGCTTCCAGCTGGCACAACAACGTGAGCGTGTCGGTACCACCAATATGCTGCCGGTACTGTCGGCGCAGATGACCTTGCTGTCACAACGCCGGATAGACCTCGATACACAGGCGCGTCGCAGCGATTTACGCATCACCCTGATCAAGGCGCTGGGCGGCGGCTTCGACGCGCAGGCACTGGATCTTGATAAAGACCATTCCAATTCAACTACCGTTTCCACCTCCGTGAGAAGTGCATCATGA
- a CDS encoding HlyD family efflux transporter periplasmic adaptor subunit, translating into MNTTSPEVAEETPKTNGKRRQRLIVVSVLLALLLIAYGVWWAIYARHFEDTDDAYVAGNVVQVTPQVGGTVIAIHADDTELVEAGKPLVDLDHSDAKVALDQAEAQLAQTVREVRTLFVNNGALGAAVTQRVADVARARDDLARRQELSGTGAVAKEDLEHARTTLIAAESALQAARDQLTSNQALTDGTTVAQHPNVQRAAAQVQAAYLALSRNTLLAPITGYIAKRSVQVGQRVAPGTPLLSVVPLNALWVDANFKEVQVAKMRIGQPVELYSDVYGSGVKYHGKVAGLSAGTGAAFALLPTQNASGNWIKVVQRIPVRITLDPKELEERPLRVGLSMQVEVDVAKSEGTSLTSTTAPRAEPAYQTAVFEDAGSQAAARVAQIIAVNNNSTANTGKH; encoded by the coding sequence ATGAATACGACCAGCCCAGAAGTAGCAGAAGAAACACCTAAAACCAATGGTAAACGCCGCCAACGCCTGATAGTGGTGTCCGTCCTGCTGGCCTTGCTATTGATTGCCTATGGAGTGTGGTGGGCAATTTACGCGCGTCATTTTGAAGACACCGATGATGCATATGTCGCCGGTAATGTCGTACAGGTGACGCCGCAGGTTGGCGGCACGGTGATTGCCATCCATGCCGATGATACGGAGTTGGTGGAAGCCGGCAAACCATTGGTAGACCTCGATCACAGCGATGCCAAGGTGGCACTGGACCAGGCTGAAGCGCAACTCGCGCAGACCGTGCGCGAAGTACGTACCTTGTTTGTCAACAACGGCGCATTGGGTGCTGCGGTCACGCAACGTGTCGCCGATGTCGCACGTGCACGTGACGACCTGGCACGTCGCCAGGAATTGAGCGGCACCGGTGCCGTAGCAAAAGAAGATCTCGAGCATGCGCGGACGACGTTGATTGCTGCCGAGTCCGCCTTGCAGGCGGCACGCGATCAATTGACTTCGAACCAGGCCTTGACTGACGGTACGACGGTTGCACAGCATCCGAATGTGCAGCGTGCGGCGGCGCAGGTACAAGCGGCTTACCTCGCCTTGTCACGCAATACCTTGCTGGCACCGATCACCGGTTATATCGCCAAGCGTTCGGTGCAGGTCGGTCAGCGTGTCGCACCTGGCACGCCGTTATTGTCGGTGGTGCCTTTGAATGCCTTGTGGGTTGATGCCAACTTCAAGGAAGTACAAGTGGCGAAGATGCGTATCGGCCAGCCGGTGGAACTGTATTCAGATGTGTACGGTAGCGGCGTCAAATACCACGGCAAGGTAGCCGGCCTGTCGGCCGGTACCGGTGCCGCATTTGCCTTGCTGCCGACGCAGAATGCCAGCGGTAACTGGATCAAGGTGGTGCAACGTATTCCGGTGCGCATTACGCTGGATCCGAAGGAACTGGAAGAGCGTCCTTTGCGCGTAGGCTTGTCGATGCAGGTAGAAGTCGATGTCGCCAAATCCGAAGGGACCTCGCTGACTTCGACCACCGCACCGCGCGCTGAACCGGCATACCAGACTGCCGTATTTGAAGATGCCGGCAGCCAGGCTGCAGCCCGCGTTGCCCAGATTATTGCCGTCAACAACAATAGCACTGCGAATACAGGCAAACACTAA
- a CDS encoding DHA2 family efflux MFS transporter permease subunit translates to MMSATPRSVVPPLSGTPLIVGTLALSLAVFMNVLDSSIANVSIPAISGDLGVSPQQGTWVITSFSVANAISVPLTGWLTQRIGQVRLFIGSILLFVLASCLCGFAPSIEILIAARVLQGAVAGPMIPLSQALLLSSYPPAKSGMALAFWGMTTLVAPIMGPLLGGWISDNYTWPWIFFINIPIGLFAAWATWSIYKERESRTYKLPIDKVGLVLLVLWVGSLQLMLDKGKELDWFHSGEIIILASVAVVAFIYFVIWEIGEEHPVVDLSLFKGRNFSGGVIAISVAYGLFFGSLVILPLWLQTQIGYTATEAGKVMAPVGIFAIILSPIVGKMLPKIDARWVATTAFLIFSLVFFMRSQFTQDVDMMTLMIPTVIQGAAMAMFFIPLTSIILSGQAPDKIPAAAGLSNFVRIMFGGIGTSVMSTMWDNRTILHHAQLAEYTGAHNPAFGQAVSALMSRGMSEQAAWAVIDRQMTVQASTLAATDLFWMSAIMFLCLIGFIWITKRSKASGGADAAGAH, encoded by the coding sequence ATCATGAGCGCCACTCCTCGTTCTGTCGTGCCGCCGCTGAGCGGCACGCCGCTCATTGTTGGCACGCTGGCTTTGTCGCTGGCAGTGTTCATGAACGTGCTCGATTCATCGATTGCAAACGTATCGATCCCTGCAATTTCCGGTGACCTTGGTGTGTCGCCGCAGCAGGGCACCTGGGTCATTACCTCGTTCTCGGTGGCGAATGCGATCTCGGTACCATTGACCGGCTGGCTGACGCAACGCATAGGCCAGGTACGTCTCTTCATCGGTTCCATCCTTTTGTTCGTGCTGGCTTCCTGTCTGTGCGGCTTTGCCCCCAGCATTGAAATCCTGATCGCGGCACGCGTGTTGCAGGGGGCGGTGGCGGGTCCGATGATTCCTTTGTCGCAAGCCTTGCTGCTCTCCAGTTATCCGCCCGCCAAGAGCGGGATGGCGCTTGCCTTCTGGGGCATGACGACGCTGGTGGCACCTATCATGGGGCCGCTGCTCGGCGGCTGGATCTCGGATAACTACACCTGGCCGTGGATCTTTTTCATCAATATTCCTATCGGGCTCTTTGCTGCGTGGGCGACCTGGTCCATCTATAAGGAGCGTGAATCCCGCACTTACAAGCTGCCTATCGACAAGGTCGGCCTGGTCTTGCTGGTGTTGTGGGTAGGTTCGCTGCAATTGATGCTGGATAAAGGCAAGGAACTGGATTGGTTCCACTCCGGTGAAATCATCATCCTTGCTTCCGTCGCGGTAGTGGCTTTCATTTACTTCGTGATCTGGGAGATAGGTGAAGAACATCCGGTGGTTGATTTGTCCCTGTTCAAGGGGCGTAATTTCAGCGGTGGCGTGATTGCGATTTCGGTCGCCTATGGCTTGTTCTTCGGTAGCCTGGTGATCCTGCCTCTTTGGTTGCAGACACAAATAGGCTATACCGCTACCGAGGCCGGCAAGGTGATGGCGCCGGTCGGTATCTTCGCGATTATCCTGTCGCCTATCGTCGGCAAGATGTTGCCGAAAATCGATGCGCGCTGGGTGGCGACGACCGCCTTCCTGATCTTTTCGCTGGTGTTCTTCATGCGTTCGCAGTTCACGCAGGATGTGGACATGATGACGCTGATGATCCCGACCGTGATCCAGGGGGCGGCGATGGCGATGTTCTTTATTCCGCTGACGTCCATCATCCTGTCCGGACAGGCACCGGACAAGATTCCGGCGGCCGCGGGTTTGTCGAATTTCGTCCGCATCATGTTCGGCGGTATCGGGACTTCGGTGATGTCGACCATGTGGGATAACCGCACCATCCTGCATCATGCGCAACTGGCGGAATACACCGGTGCACATAACCCGGCCTTTGGCCAGGCGGTGAGTGCGCTGATGTCGCGCGGCATGTCGGAGCAGGCGGCATGGGCGGTGATAGACCGGCAGATGACGGTGCAGGCCAGTACGCTGGCGGCGACGGACCTGTTCTGGATGTCGGCCATTATGTTCCTGTGCCTGATCGGCTTTATCTGGATTACCAAACGCAGCAAGGCGAGTGGTGGTGCCGATGCCGCAGGTGCGCATTGA
- the earP gene encoding elongation factor P maturation arginine rhamnosyltransferase EarP: protein MTSQTTLHLFCRVVDNYGDIGICWRLARQLQQEHQITVTLWVDDLHSFRRICPQVVPDLELQQVAGVTVRHWQSQDGAYTTADVADIVIEFFAVDIPPGYIAAMAQCEPRPRWFNLEGLTAEEWVEGCHLLTSPHPRLPLTKHFFFPGFTDKTGGLLREADLEQQRLQFQADPAAMAAFLAQFGVTAAEMAATRVSLFCYPHAPVAELFRVWQSGDAPICCLVPEGVASVAVQAFLGTEAKAGAFASRGALTVRVLPFVPQQDYDKLLWACDFNFVRGEDSFVRAQWAGRPFVWHIYPQDENLHHKKLRAFLQRYAAAVPSLATFSLYWNGAGVTDADETADWSVLWPAVEADMAEISGKSADWQRQMLKNGDLASNLLKFATTLP from the coding sequence ATGACTTCTCAAACCACCTTGCACCTCTTTTGCCGCGTCGTCGATAACTACGGCGACATCGGCATTTGCTGGCGCCTCGCGCGCCAGCTACAACAGGAACACCAAATCACGGTCACCCTGTGGGTTGATGATTTGCACAGCTTCCGGCGTATCTGCCCGCAAGTTGTGCCGGATCTCGAGCTGCAGCAGGTGGCCGGCGTCACCGTCCGTCATTGGCAGAGTCAGGATGGTGCATACACGACGGCCGACGTGGCTGATATCGTTATCGAATTCTTTGCGGTGGATATTCCACCCGGCTATATCGCCGCGATGGCGCAGTGCGAACCGCGTCCACGCTGGTTCAACCTCGAAGGCCTGACGGCAGAAGAGTGGGTCGAGGGTTGTCATCTGTTGACTTCACCGCATCCACGCTTGCCGCTGACCAAACACTTTTTCTTTCCGGGCTTTACCGATAAAACCGGTGGTTTGTTGCGCGAAGCGGATCTGGAGCAGCAGCGTCTGCAGTTCCAGGCAGACCCGGCCGCGATGGCTGCTTTCCTTGCGCAGTTTGGCGTGACCGCAGCCGAGATGGCGGCGACCAGGGTCTCGTTGTTTTGCTATCCGCATGCCCCGGTCGCCGAATTATTCCGCGTATGGCAAAGCGGCGATGCGCCGATTTGCTGCCTGGTACCGGAAGGCGTGGCGAGCGTAGCGGTGCAGGCTTTCCTCGGCACAGAAGCCAAAGCCGGTGCATTTGCCAGCCGTGGCGCCTTGACCGTACGGGTACTGCCTTTCGTGCCGCAGCAGGATTACGACAAATTGTTGTGGGCCTGCGACTTCAATTTCGTGCGTGGGGAAGACTCCTTTGTCCGCGCGCAATGGGCCGGGCGGCCCTTTGTCTGGCATATCTATCCGCAGGATGAAAACCTGCATCACAAGAAGTTGCGTGCATTTTTGCAACGCTATGCGGCGGCCGTACCCAGCCTCGCGACTTTCTCCCTGTACTGGAACGGTGCCGGTGTGACGGATGCGGATGAGACCGCCGACTGGTCTGTTTTATGGCCGGCGGTAGAGGCCGATATGGCGGAAATAAGCGGGAAATCGGCCGATTGGCAGCGCCAAATGCTGAAAAATGGCGATTTAGCGTCAAATTTGTTGAAATTTGCCACCACGCTGCCTTAA
- a CDS encoding elongation factor P, whose product MKPAKEIRVGNIIMVDSKPMIVLRSDVNGSSRTGFTYKWKMKNLLTNTPMENVFRGDDKFDVVVLDKKPVTYSYFADPLYVFMDEEYNQYEIEEENLGDALHYLKDGMECEAVFYDGKAISVELPITIARQVVYSEPAVKGNTSGNVLKEAKIENAVEAHRHTVQVPLFVSQDDVIEIDTRTNEYKRVVRN is encoded by the coding sequence ATGAAACCTGCAAAAGAAATTCGCGTTGGCAACATCATTATGGTTGATAGCAAGCCTATGATCGTGTTGCGTTCTGATGTCAATGGTTCTAGCCGCACGGGCTTCACATACAAATGGAAGATGAAAAATCTTCTGACGAACACACCGATGGAAAACGTATTCCGCGGTGACGACAAGTTCGACGTTGTTGTTCTCGACAAGAAACCAGTTACTTACTCGTACTTTGCTGATCCGCTGTATGTATTCATGGATGAAGAATACAACCAGTATGAAATCGAAGAAGAAAACCTGGGCGATGCATTGCACTACCTGAAAGACGGTATGGAATGCGAAGCTGTGTTCTACGACGGCAAAGCAATCTCGGTTGAGCTGCCTATCACCATCGCACGTCAAGTTGTTTACTCCGAGCCAGCTGTCAAAGGCAATACTTCGGGTAACGTTTTGAAAGAAGCGAAAATCGAAAACGCGGTTGAAGCACACCGTCACACTGTCCAGGTGCCACTGTTCGTGAGCCAGGACGACGTGATCGAGATCGACACCCGTACCAATGAATACAAACGTGTGGTTCGTAACTAA
- a CDS encoding M48 family metallopeptidase, giving the protein MSIPALYFDGKTSRAHQVTLSVEGGHATISGDAERSCPISELRVSERARNTKRKVTFPDDAYLEIVDTAAFDALLADTGHQDSFIVRMQQSWRGALGAVAATLVVLTLSYLYVLPLASEGIAKMLPERVERSISQGMLDFLDKRIFAPSKLPLARQQALIEQFKQLQPPREGVPNYRILFRKSKIGPNAFALPSGEIIITDELVQLMKNDEQIMGVLAHELGHLHERHLMRRVVQSSAIAALVTVVFGDASAIVANIPTLLLDMKYSRDAEREADDYAIAMMKANGIDLAHMAGGFEQLQATTRETTPPPYLSSHPSTDERIEHILKSR; this is encoded by the coding sequence ATGAGCATCCCCGCCCTTTATTTCGATGGCAAGACTTCACGTGCGCATCAAGTCACGCTATCGGTAGAGGGCGGACACGCGACAATTTCAGGCGACGCTGAACGTAGCTGTCCTATCAGTGAGTTGCGCGTATCCGAGCGAGCGCGCAACACCAAACGCAAAGTCACCTTCCCGGATGATGCATATCTGGAGATAGTCGATACTGCGGCTTTCGATGCGCTGCTGGCCGATACCGGCCATCAGGACTCCTTTATCGTACGCATGCAGCAAAGCTGGCGTGGCGCACTAGGCGCAGTTGCAGCCACCTTGGTGGTGCTTACGCTCAGCTACCTCTATGTTTTGCCGCTGGCATCCGAGGGCATCGCCAAGATGCTGCCGGAAAGAGTTGAACGTTCAATCAGCCAAGGCATGCTGGACTTCCTGGATAAGCGCATCTTCGCGCCGAGCAAATTGCCACTGGCGCGACAACAGGCACTGATCGAACAATTCAAGCAGCTGCAGCCGCCCAGGGAAGGTGTGCCGAATTACCGTATCCTGTTCCGCAAGAGCAAAATAGGCCCCAACGCATTTGCCCTGCCTTCAGGTGAAATCATCATCACCGATGAACTCGTCCAGTTGATGAAGAATGATGAGCAAATCATGGGGGTGCTGGCCCATGAACTCGGCCACTTGCATGAACGCCACCTGATGCGACGGGTGGTACAGAGTTCGGCGATCGCGGCATTGGTCACCGTCGTCTTTGGCGATGCTTCAGCGATCGTAGCGAATATTCCTACGCTGCTGCTGGATATGAAGTATTCACGTGACGCTGAGCGCGAAGCGGATGACTATGCCATCGCGATGATGAAAGCAAACGGCATAGACCTGGCGCATATGGCAGGTGGCTTTGAACAGTTACAAGCGACGACCAGGGAAACAACGCCCCCACCCTATCTGTCCAGCCATCCGTCCACGGACGAACGTATAGAACACATACTCAAGTCACGTTAA
- a CDS encoding YjgN family protein, which produces MTDAAVVHEIPESNSHPSDTPIRFSFSGTGSEYFRIWIVNLLFSILTLGIYSAWAKVRRTRYFYGSTSVAGTSFEYHGNPVAILKGRIIAVLLIIIYNIAFEMSDLIGLLMLLLVMALTPWLIWKSLQFKLYNSSYRGIRFGFRGALKQIYWVYLALPILTMLSAFLLTPFTHQRVKKFQHQESRFGTSHFSFSGSVGSFYLAYLLVFVIWLVGVIAISVTLGGSLFAIITADVMDREAASAAGAAGIVLFLGVLYVWMFLLFPIFATLIQNLIWNHTQLGQHRFLSDMKWTRMAFITITNIIGIICTLGLFLPFAQIRAMKYRVECMALQPNGSLENFIAASQQQVSATGEGVADLLDFDLSL; this is translated from the coding sequence ATGACCGACGCAGCTGTAGTCCACGAAATACCTGAAAGCAACTCCCACCCATCCGATACACCGATACGCTTTTCCTTCAGCGGCACCGGCAGCGAATACTTCCGCATCTGGATCGTCAACCTACTGTTCTCCATCCTCACGCTAGGCATCTATTCGGCCTGGGCCAAGGTACGCCGCACCCGTTACTTCTATGGCAGTACCAGTGTTGCCGGCACCAGCTTTGAGTATCACGGCAATCCGGTCGCCATCCTGAAGGGACGCATCATCGCCGTCCTGCTGATCATCATCTACAACATTGCCTTTGAAATGTCTGACCTCATCGGCCTGTTGATGCTGTTACTGGTGATGGCACTGACGCCATGGCTGATCTGGAAGAGCCTGCAGTTCAAGCTGTATAACTCCAGTTATCGCGGCATCCGCTTTGGTTTCCGTGGTGCATTGAAACAAATTTACTGGGTATACCTGGCCTTGCCTATCCTCACCATGCTGTCCGCGTTCTTGCTGACACCATTCACGCATCAACGCGTCAAGAAATTCCAGCATCAGGAAAGCCGTTTCGGCACCAGTCACTTCTCGTTCAGCGGCAGCGTCGGCAGCTTTTACCTGGCCTATCTGCTGGTGTTTGTCATTTGGCTGGTCGGTGTCATCGCCATTTCGGTAACCCTGGGTGGTTCTTTGTTTGCCATCATCACGGCTGATGTGATGGATCGCGAGGCAGCGTCTGCGGCAGGTGCCGCGGGTATCGTCCTGTTCCTCGGCGTACTGTATGTCTGGATGTTCCTGCTGTTTCCCATCTTTGCGACGCTGATCCAGAACCTGATCTGGAACCACACCCAGCTGGGCCAACATCGTTTCCTGAGCGATATGAAATGGACACGGATGGCCTTCATTACCATCACCAATATCATTGGCATTATCTGTACCCTGGGCTTGTTCCTGCCCTTCGCACAGATACGCGCGATGAAATACCGGGTGGAATGCATGGCCCTGCAGCCTAACGGCAGCCTGGAAAATTTCATTGCAGCAAGCCAGCAGCAGGTTTCCGCGACCGGCGAAGGCGTGGCCGACCTGCTTGATTTTGATTTGTCACTGTAA
- a CDS encoding polymer-forming cytoskeletal protein yields MLRSDTLFGKRESNTPNPPMSTTNSSTLSSSSTGSSSFPKASTPATGFNSSGATANQHTNEVGSKLIVGPNIKLKGVEITDCDTLVVEGFVEATMDSRVIQIAKDGSFKGSAGIDIAEIHGTFDGELTVRQKLVIYASGKVSGKIRYGNVVIEEGGQLAGDVQVGGTGAQAKSLSVAKSV; encoded by the coding sequence ATGCTTCGATCAGACACGCTTTTTGGCAAGCGAGAATCCAATACGCCAAACCCTCCTATGAGCACAACCAACTCGTCCACCTTGTCCAGTTCAAGCACAGGCAGCTCCAGTTTTCCCAAGGCATCAACTCCTGCTACCGGTTTCAATTCGTCGGGCGCAACCGCGAACCAACACACCAATGAAGTTGGCAGCAAGCTGATCGTCGGCCCCAACATCAAACTCAAAGGCGTTGAAATCACTGATTGCGATACGCTGGTGGTGGAAGGCTTCGTTGAAGCGACGATGGATTCACGCGTGATCCAGATCGCAAAAGACGGTTCTTTCAAAGGTTCAGCCGGCATCGATATCGCAGAGATCCATGGCACCTTCGACGGCGAACTGACGGTACGCCAGAAGCTGGTGATCTATGCGTCCGGTAAAGTCTCCGGAAAAATTCGTTACGGCAATGTCGTGATTGAAGAAGGCGGCCAGTTGGCTGGTGACGTACAAGTTGGTGGAACCGGCGCCCAAGCGAAGAGCTTGTCCGTCGCAAAAAGCGTCTAA
- the purU gene encoding formyltetrahydrofolate deformylase encodes MMHPEYILNLSCLDQRGIVQRVSGFLAGHGCNIIESAQFGDAQSQLFFMRVYFAAEDSSVNDEVLRADFSEMAKTMQMTWQLHDAQKKPRVMLMVSKIGHCLNDLLFRYKSGLLPVEIPAIVSNHTDFYQLAASYNIPFHHLPLAPGASEEAKRAQEDRVLEIAKSAEIDLVVLARYMQILSPHMCQALQGRAINIHHSFLPSFKGAKPYYQAHERGVKLIGATAHFVTGDLDEGPIIEQDVERVDHAMNPATLTAIGRDVECVVLARAVKYFIEHRILLNGHKTVVFK; translated from the coding sequence ATCATGCATCCCGAATACATACTCAATCTGTCCTGCCTCGATCAACGCGGTATCGTGCAAAGGGTATCCGGTTTTTTGGCCGGGCACGGTTGCAATATTATTGAGTCTGCGCAGTTCGGTGATGCGCAGTCGCAACTTTTTTTTATGCGCGTTTATTTTGCCGCCGAAGATTCATCTGTCAACGATGAAGTCTTGCGGGCCGATTTTTCTGAAATGGCAAAGACGATGCAGATGACATGGCAACTGCATGATGCGCAAAAGAAACCGCGTGTGATGTTGATGGTGTCGAAGATTGGTCACTGCCTCAACGATTTGCTGTTCCGTTACAAAAGCGGTTTGTTGCCTGTCGAGATTCCCGCCATTGTTTCCAATCACACCGATTTCTATCAACTGGCAGCGAGTTACAACATTCCCTTCCATCATTTGCCGTTGGCACCCGGCGCGTCGGAAGAAGCCAAGCGCGCGCAGGAAGATCGGGTACTGGAAATCGCGAAGAGTGCGGAAATCGACCTGGTGGTTTTGGCGCGTTACATGCAGATACTGTCACCACACATGTGCCAGGCTTTGCAGGGACGGGCGATCAATATCCATCACTCTTTCCTGCCCAGCTTCAAGGGAGCCAAGCCTTATTACCAGGCGCATGAACGCGGTGTGAAGCTGATTGGTGCGACTGCGCACTTTGTTACCGGGGACCTGGATGAAGGGCCAATCATCGAGCAGGATGTGGAACGGGTGGATCATGCGATGAATCCGGCTACTTTAACCGCGATAGGGCGGGATGTGGAGTGTGTGGTGTTGGCGCGCGCCGTTAAGTATTTTATTGAACATCGGATTTTGCTTAATGGGCATAAGACGGTGGTGTTTAAGTAG